DNA sequence from the Tissierella sp. MB52-C2 genome:
ATATAATCTATTATTTTTTCCAAAGATCCCTTTGATATATCTGTACCTATTATCTTTTTAGAAATATTATTTTGAATCAAATATGCTGGTATATATCCATGGTCTGTACCTATATCTGCTACTATTGAGTTATTAGGTACAAGGTTTGCTATGGCTTGTAATCTTTGCGATAATTTCATTGTTTCCTTCCTTTCTAAGTTGTAGATATAGTCACCACTACAATTATATTGAATATAATAAAGATTCGCCTTAGGCGAACCTTTTTATTCTAAGAAATCCTTTAATTTTTTAGATCTGCTTGGGTGACGTAACTTTCTTAGAGCCTTAGCTTCTATTTGTCTAATTCTCTCCCTTGTAACTTCAAACTCTTTACCTACTTCCTCTAAAGTTCTTGCTCTACCATCATCTAATCCAAATCTAAGCCTTAGAACTTTTTGTTCTCTAGGGGTTAAAGTATCTAATACGTCTATTAATTGTTCTCTTAACATAGTAAATGTAGCTGCCTCTGCCGGTGCTAGAACTTCATCATCAGGGATAAAATCTCCTAGGTGGCTATCTTCTTCTTCACCAATTGGAGTCTCCAATGAAACTGGTTCTTGGGCTATTTTCATTATTTCTCTAACTCTCTCAACTTCCATACCCATTTCCTTACCTATTTCTTCTGGGCTAGGATCTCTTCCTAACTCTTGAACTAGTTGTCTTTGCACCCTAACTAATTTATTTATTGTTTCAACCATATGAACTGGAATTCTTATGGTTCTAGCTTGGTCAGCTATGGCCCTTGTAATTGCTTGACGTATCCACCATGTAGCATAAGTACTAAACTTAAATCCTTTTTCGTAGTCGAATTTTTCTACTGCCTTCATCAGTCCTAAATTTCCTTCTTGGATTAAATCTAAGAAAAGCATACCTCTACCTACATATCTTTTAGCAATACTTACCACTAATCTAAGGTTAGCCTCTGCAAGTTTCTTTTTGGCTTCTTCGTCTCCATCTTGCATTCTCTTGGCTAGTTTAATTTCCTCATCTCCAGTTAGTAGTGGTATTTTTCCTATTTCTTTTAAATACATTCTAACAGGATCGTCTACATTTATTCCCTTAGGAACTGATAAGTCTTCCTTTACATCTGTATCTTCCAAATCTTCTTTATCTATATTATCCTCTAAGTCATCATCCACATCGTCTTTTTCCAATAATAGTTCTTCTTCCTTATCCCCAACTACTTCGATACCCATGCCTTCTAGATTTTGATATATCTCATCTATTTGCTCCGCATCTATATTAATATCTTCTAATACTTCTATTAATTCACTATATGTTAGCATTCCTTCTTTCTTTCCCTTGGCAATTAATTTTTTAACTGCCTCCATCTTAGCCACATTTATCTTTGCTTTATCTTTATCCTTATTTTGTTGATCCAACTGCCTTACCTCCCATCCTCATGTCTCATGAGGTTTAGTTCTTTGTTTAACTTAGTTAGCTCCATACATAGTAGAAGAAATTCTTCTTTCTCACTGGAATTCATCTCTGATTTATTTTCCAATTTTTCTATTTCTTCTTTCACTTCATTTCTCTTATCTCTTAATTTATTTACCTTAATTGTATTAATCAAATCTTTTATCATTTGCTCCACATCTTCTGGTGAAAATTTTATTCTTTTTTCAAATACTAAGTGGAGTAATTCTTCACTTATATTAGGTATCTCCTTTGACATTTTATATAGTAAATCTTCATTTAAAGTTTCATTTTCATTATATAAATCAATTATTATTTCAAGGATTTTCTTACACTCTATATTTGTGTATTCATCCAAAGAAATCTCATTAATTATCATATCAAAATAAATCTTATCAAAAATCATTAGTTTTATTAAATCAATTTCAGCTGTAAGACTAGCTGAAGGTAATATAATTTTAACTGGAGCTATATTCTCCCTTTTATATTTATCATCAACTTTAGGCTTTTCTCTAAAGTTGCTATTTCCTACGTGCTTTATAGTATTACCAAATACTTCCTTTTCTATTGCTTCTTTTGATATATTCATTTCTTTGGAAATTTTTTTTATATAAACATCCTTTTCTATAGGAGATTTTAGTCTTTTTATTATCTTTGCAATTTCAATTGTAAATTTTATTTTTCCTTCTGCTTCTTCTATATTATATTTTCTCTTATTAATATAAATTCTATAATCTATATGATTGAATGATTCATTTATTATTTTTTCAAATTCATTTATTGAATTTTCTTTTAAAAAATCATCTGGATCTTTATATTTTCCAAGACTTATTATCTTAGGGTCAATTCCTTCCTTCAATAAAACTTCTATGGCTCTATTAGTAGCATTTGTTCCTGCTTGATCTGAATCATAACAAATGTATACATTCTCTCCATATCTTTTCAATAATTTTGCTTGTCTATCAGTTAAAGCTGTTCCTAAACTGGCTACGGCGTAATCTATACCTTTGCTAAATAGCGTAATTACATCCATATATCCTTCTACTAATATTATTCTTTTTTTATCGGAAAACTTATTTACTAAATTTAGTCCGTAGAGATGTTCTCCTTTATTAAATACAGGAGTTTCTTGAGAATTTAAATATTTAGGCATGGAATTATCTAAGACCCTTCCACCAAAACCAATTACCCTACCTCTAGTATCGATTATGGGG
Encoded proteins:
- the rpoD gene encoding RNA polymerase sigma factor RpoD, giving the protein MDQQNKDKDKAKINVAKMEAVKKLIAKGKKEGMLTYSELIEVLEDINIDAEQIDEIYQNLEGMGIEVVGDKEEELLLEKDDVDDDLEDNIDKEDLEDTDVKEDLSVPKGINVDDPVRMYLKEIGKIPLLTGDEEIKLAKRMQDGDEEAKKKLAEANLRLVVSIAKRYVGRGMLFLDLIQEGNLGLMKAVEKFDYEKGFKFSTYATWWIRQAITRAIADQARTIRIPVHMVETINKLVRVQRQLVQELGRDPSPEEIGKEMGMEVERVREIMKIAQEPVSLETPIGEEEDSHLGDFIPDDEVLAPAEAATFTMLREQLIDVLDTLTPREQKVLRLRFGLDDGRARTLEEVGKEFEVTRERIRQIEAKALRKLRHPSRSKKLKDFLE
- the dnaG gene encoding DNA primase; the protein is MTSYINDETIEKVRESSDIVNIISEYVQLKRTGGNYVGLCPFHNEKTPSFSVSDTKQFFHCFGCGEGGDALSFIMKVENLEFPEAVKFLANKLGIAIEETSSKNQKVIDEKNKAYEINKETARFFFGNLTKTEVGLNYLYNRKINNKIIKQFGLGYSLNKWDDLYKYLKFRGYKEPDIEKLGLIGKKSNNDGYYDKFRNRIMFPIIDTRGRVIGFGGRVLDNSMPKYLNSQETPVFNKGEHLYGLNLVNKFSDKKRIILVEGYMDVITLFSKGIDYAVASLGTALTDRQAKLLKRYGENVYICYDSDQAGTNATNRAIEVLLKEGIDPKIISLGKYKDPDDFLKENSINEFEKIINESFNHIDYRIYINKRKYNIEEAEGKIKFTIEIAKIIKRLKSPIEKDVYIKKISKEMNISKEAIEKEVFGNTIKHVGNSNFREKPKVDDKYKRENIAPVKIILPSASLTAEIDLIKLMIFDKIYFDMIINEISLDEYTNIECKKILEIIIDLYNENETLNEDLLYKMSKEIPNISEELLHLVFEKRIKFSPEDVEQMIKDLINTIKVNKLRDKRNEVKEEIEKLENKSEMNSSEKEEFLLLCMELTKLNKELNLMRHEDGR